The following coding sequences lie in one Sorex araneus isolate mSorAra2 chromosome 4, mSorAra2.pri, whole genome shotgun sequence genomic window:
- the MRPL18 gene encoding 39S ribosomal protein L18, mitochondrial, whose product MALRARLWELLPLCRSPGRGGAALASSARPAAKPAVDPQENEAVAPAFTNRNPRNLELLAVARKERGWGTVWPSREFWHRLRVVRTQHHVEALVEHRSGQVVVSASTREWAIKKHLYSTRNVVACESVGRVLAGRCLEAGINFMVYQPTPWERASHSLKRLQDAMTEGGVVLKEPRRIYE is encoded by the exons ATGGCGCTCCGGGCGCGGCTCTGGGAGTTGCTGCCACTTTGCAGGAGCCCCG GGCGCGGGGGCGCAGCGCTGGCCTCCAGCGCCAGGCCGGCGGCGAAGCCTGCAGTGGACCCTCAGGAGAACGAAGCCGTGGCCCCCGCGTTCACCAACCGGAACCCCCGGAATCTGGAGCTCTTAGCCGTGGCTCGGAAagagcggggctgggggaccgTGTGGCCGTCCCGCGAGTTCTGGCACAG GCTGCGTGTGGTGAGAACTCAGCATCATGTAGAAGCGCTGGTTGAGCATCGCAGTGGCCAGGTGGTGGTGTCGGCCTCCACCCGAGAGTGGGCGATCAAGAAGCACCTGTATAGCACTAGGAACGTGGTGGCTTGTGAGAGCGTGGGCCGCGTGCTGGCGGGGCGCTGCCTAGAGGCAGGCATCAACTTCATGGTCTACCAGCCCACGCCGTGGGAGAGAGCGTCACACTCG TTGAAACGACTCCAGGATGCCATGACGGAAGGCGGCGTGGTGCTGAAGGAGCCCCGGAGGATCTATGAGTGA